One stretch of Oncorhynchus clarkii lewisi isolate Uvic-CL-2024 chromosome 3, UVic_Ocla_1.0, whole genome shotgun sequence DNA includes these proteins:
- the LOC139391703 gene encoding uncharacterized protein, which translates to MGGQTKGKKKSKARRKDPRSNGGSGLAGLSPQDRMKLKMQEKAKKKTAEKYTVEQLLEKTEECMDSLEFEMAGRFCQRALEVEPDNLLTLDLLGHIHSELGDTQRAKEVFLHAVQLSPEEGHSKYMSLGQIHTGQEAVQYYTKGVQILLCMLEKHAQATAGAGAEAAASPLQDLGSEIPIARHVCVAYCSVAEIYFTDLCMEERAGDQCREAIERALTYQPDNPEALQLMASYLFSTEKNQEGKEYLMRSVDAWLPALKQSEAPPSREDIEEEHTQSDIPPYESRITTAKLLIEAEEYETAVDVLEGLLEEDDEVVQVWYLSGWVCYLQMEERRREEREESDEEREEREALKEAARSYLTKAKKLYVKLHCDDGPILEHMEQLLVELGGETEEEETDPALDEDFEPSSDDEEEEEDAMEH; encoded by the exons ATGGGAGGCCAAACCAAGGGCAAAAAGAAGAGCAAAGCCAGGAGGAAAGATCCGCGCTCTAACGGAG GCTCTGGACTGGCAGGTCTGTCACCTCAAGATAGAATGAAGTTGAAGATGCAGGAGAAAGCCAAGAAAAAAACTGCTGAaaaatatactgtagaacaacTATTGGAgaag ACGGAGGAGTGTATGGACAGTTTGGAGTTTGAGATGGCGGGGAGGTTCTGTCAGCGAGCACTAGAGGTGGAGCCTGACAACCTCCTTACCCTGGACCTGCTAGGACACATCCACTCTGAActgggagacacacagagggccAAGGAA GTGTTTCTGCATGCAGTGCAGTTGAGTCCTGAAGAAGGTCATAGTAAATACATGTCTCTAGGGCAGATACACACAGGCCAGGAGGCTGTGCAGTACTACACCAAAGGAGTACAGATACTACTGTGTATGCTGGAGAAACACGCACAAGCCACA GCAGGAGCAGGAGCTGAGGCAGCAGCCTCTCCACTCCAGGACTTGGGGTCAGAGATCCCGATAGCCAGACACGTGTGTGTGGCCTACTGTTCTGTGGCAGAGATCTACTTCACTGACCTCTG tatggaggagagggcaggagatcAGTGTCGAGAGGCCATAGAACGAGCGCTGACCTATCAGCCTGACAACCCAGAGGCTCTACAGCTGATGGCCAGCTACCTGTTCAGTACAGAGAAGAAccag gaggggaAGGAGTACCTGATGAGGAGTGTGGATGCGTGGCTACCTGCCCTGAAACAGAGTGAAGCTCCACCCAGCagagaggacatagaggaggaacacacacag AGTGACATCCCACCATATGAATCCCGCATCACCACGGCCAAACTCCTCATAGAGGCAGAAGAGTACGAG ACAGCAGTAGATGTGTTGGAGGGTCTACTAGAGGAAGATGACGAGGTGGTGCAG gtGTGGTATCTCTCAGGCTGGGTGTGTTACCtacagatggaggagagaagaagggaggagagagaagagagcgatgaggagagggaggagcgtGAAGCGTTGAAGGAGGCAGCCAGATCTTACCTGACCAAAGCCAagaag ctgtatGTGAAGTTGCACTGTGACGACGGACCCATACTGGAGCACATGGAGCAGCTGCTGGTGGAACTGGGGggtgagacagaggaggaggagacagacccTGCCCTGGATGAAGACTTTGAGCCCAGCAGTgacgatgaggaggaggaagaggacgccATGGAACATTga